Part of the Coleofasciculus sp. FACHB-1120 genome is shown below.
GTCACGAGTGCGTTGCGGCACTGTTTGGGCAACTCGCAACTCGCTCAACATCGAGTCCTCTGCTTCGCTTAAGATAATCCGAATCGGAGCTGGCATAAATAATGGAAAACTCCGTTTAGAGAACCTATCCCATCTTATATTTAATTAGTCCCAGCTACTTACTTATTTTGTCGCACCTTATCTTTAATAATAATGTTGGTCAATCAGCTTTTAACGAACTACCTCATACTGCCTAGTTAGTCAAGTACATTTTTTAACCATAAATTTAACCAAAAAAGAGTATATTTAGAGATTCTCGCTAGGAAAGCTGTTGAATGGCTCTACAGAGCTAGTAAACTGGAAAGCCTAATATAGTTAACTTGTACAATAATTTGCCAAATTCAGGCTAAAACAAGGAGCCGTTATATGAACTTGAGCGGCAAAAGTAAGATTCCAAAGATTCTTCAAACCGATCAAGCCCAACTACTGACAGACTGGATCTCTGAGCAAATAGCTGCTGGTATCCGCAAAGACCTGATTAAGGAGATAGAGCTGCGTGAAGAGTGCAGAGAATTTCTAGACTTGTTCTCGGCGGCTGTCCAGCAGGGTAACTTCATCGACATTAAATCGGCTGAGTGGCGTAGCGTGCGCGAGATGCTTGGCTCGATTTCGCGATCGCGCAGTCAGAAAGGCTTTACCCCATCCGAAACCGCAATATTTATTTTCTCCTTGAAGCAACCTTTGTTCAGCCGCTTGCGCTTAGAACTGGCACAGGATGGTGAAAGCCTTCTGGAAGAGATTTGGGCGGTTACGACTCTCATCGACAAGCTTGGTCTCTGGACAACTGAGTCCTATCAGAAAGCCCGCGAGGAAGTGATTTTGCGCCAGCAAGAGGAGCTGATGGAACTCTCAACGCCAGTCGTGAAACTGTGGGATGGCATTTTAGCCCTACCCATCATTGGCACCCTCGATAGCGCCCGCACCCAAGTGATGATGGAGTCCCTCTTGCAGAAAATTGTAGAGACGGGTTCGGAAGTAGCCATTATTGATATTACGGGAGTGCCAACCGTCGATACTCTGACAGCGCAGCACTTACTCAAGACGGTTACAGCGGCTCGTCTAATGGGCGCTGATTGCATCCTGAGCGGAATCCGTCCCCAGATTGCTCAAACGATCGTCTACTTGGGCGTGGATCTAGCGGATGTGATCACCAAGGCTTCCCTATCCGATGCATTTGCTTTAGCGCTGAAGCGAACTGGAGCCGCGATCTCTCGCCCCCAAACCCGCACTTAGGAGTTTTATGGAACGTATACCCATATTACAAATGGGCGAATTCCTTCTAGTGACGATTCAGGTTGATATGCACGATCGCCTAGCGATGGCTTTGCAAGACGACCTGACCGACCGCATTAACCGAACCAGTGCCCGTGGTGTACTGATAGATATTTCAGCACTGGAGATTGTGGATTCTTTTATTGGGCGGATATTGGGAAATATTGCCAAGATGTCGCGAGTACTGGATGCGGAAACAGTCGTTGTCGGGATGCAGCCAGCAGTAGCGATCACTTTGGTAGAGTTGGGACTTTCCTTAACCGGCATTCGCACAGCCTTAAATGTTGAGAAAGGAATGGCGCTCCTGCATAAATCCTTCGAGGCTTCTGTTAGGGATAGCATAGATGGTCATGCAGAGGTCTGAAACCATGAGCATCCAGTCATCCGCAGACGTTGTGCTAGTACGGCAAGCCGTGCGTCAGTTTGCCCTAGGGCTGGGTTTTGGCCTGGTTGACCAGACAAAAGTCGTGACAGCGGCAAGTGAGCTGGCACGCAACACGTTAGACTATGGCGGTGGTGGGACTGTGAAACTGGAAGCTCTAGAGGAGGGAATCCATCGGGGTCTGCGACTGACTTTTGAAGACACTGGGCCAGGA
Proteins encoded:
- a CDS encoding STAS domain-containing protein, whose protein sequence is MNLSGKSKIPKILQTDQAQLLTDWISEQIAAGIRKDLIKEIELREECREFLDLFSAAVQQGNFIDIKSAEWRSVREMLGSISRSRSQKGFTPSETAIFIFSLKQPLFSRLRLELAQDGESLLEEIWAVTTLIDKLGLWTTESYQKAREEVILRQQEELMELSTPVVKLWDGILALPIIGTLDSARTQVMMESLLQKIVETGSEVAIIDITGVPTVDTLTAQHLLKTVTAARLMGADCILSGIRPQIAQTIVYLGVDLADVITKASLSDAFALALKRTGAAISRPQTRT
- a CDS encoding STAS domain-containing protein encodes the protein MERIPILQMGEFLLVTIQVDMHDRLAMALQDDLTDRINRTSARGVLIDISALEIVDSFIGRILGNIAKMSRVLDAETVVVGMQPAVAITLVELGLSLTGIRTALNVEKGMALLHKSFEASVRDSIDGHAEV
- a CDS encoding anti-sigma regulatory factor translates to MQRSETMSIQSSADVVLVRQAVRQFALGLGFGLVDQTKVVTAASELARNTLDYGGGGTVKLEALEEGIHRGLRLTFEDTGPGIPDIDLALKDGFTTGGGLGMGLSGAKRLVNEFNIVSRVGEGTKITITKWK